From the Macaca nemestrina isolate mMacNem1 chromosome 7, mMacNem.hap1, whole genome shotgun sequence genome, one window contains:
- the LOC105467465 gene encoding LOW QUALITY PROTEIN: uncharacterized protein (The sequence of the model RefSeq protein was modified relative to this genomic sequence to represent the inferred CDS: inserted 1 base in 1 codon; deleted 2 bases in 2 codons), protein MEPRVTQRKRSLDGCMGKIMEITSDILKYDHKCFKLSLPAKFPEVCGLDECFQSDPGLLSVLPVAGSLQQSVDQRCLPLESLCRPGLLFAHPTLLFNLHRSLKNRPXFSLIHTYVKKAQQVRKRDRKPCGHVAAGPNPTSMV, encoded by the exons ATGGAGCCCAGAGTGACACAGAGGAAGAGGTCCCTGGATGGATGCATGGGGAAG ATCATGGAAATTACAAGTGACATCCTGAAGTATGACCACAAGTGTTTCAAATTAAGCCTTCCTGCTAAGTTTCCAGAGGTGTGTGGCTTGGACGAGTGTTTCCAGAGT GACCCTGGTCTACTGAGTGTCCTGCCTGTTGCTGGTTCTTTGCAGCAGTCCGTTGACCAACGCTGTCTACCGCTTGAGAGCCTCTGCAGGCCAGGGCTGCTCTTTGCA CATCCTACGTTACTATTCAATCTGCATAGAAGCCTGAAAAACAGGC TCTTTTCTCTCATTCACACATATGTGAAGAAGGCACAGCAAGTGAGAAAACGTGACCGAAAGCCATGCGGACATGTGGCCGCAGGGCCAAACCCGACTTCCATGGTGTGA